One Rubripirellula amarantea DNA segment encodes these proteins:
- a CDS encoding efflux RND transporter permease subunit has protein sequence MKFPHFFIERPIFAAVLSFLIVLVGGITYVTLPVSQYPNVAPPTVLVRASYPGATPQVIADTVATPIEQEMNGVDDMLYMESSSSSDGTMQLTVTFKLGTDLDDAQVLVQNRVAIAESRLPEQVRQIGVTTTKQIPDMLMVVHINSPDDSRDLLYISNYAFLRVRDALMRLDGVGEIRIAGGNEYAMRIWLDIEKMTHVDLTAGEVVEAIRGQNVQVAAGVIGQPPTSDTGDFQLNVTTQGRLVKEEEFGDIIVKRGTDGRVTRLRDVARVELGAQDYSRLSYLDGKSAIAVLVYQRPGTNAVDTAAEVKRTMAEMSEEFPQGIGYEIAYNPTDYVEESIDEVIETLFLTTVFVVLTVFMFLHGWRPTVIPVIAIPISLIGTFAVMQFLGVTLNTLSLFGLVLAIGIVVDDAIVVVENVERLIAEGMSAREATHKAMDEVGSALIATTLVLIAVFVPTVFVPGISGQFYQQFALTISISTAISTFVSLTLSPALCAILLRPTDAAKNRVGRLIDVLFGWFFRLFNRTFDFTSNVYAKIIGRLVKKSGIAIVIYVLLLVCTGLSFGLVPTGFIPDQDQGYIIVAINLPDGASLSRTDKVTRQVAEIGKGIDGVAHAVGIAGLSGATFTIKPNAAVTFLPLQDAKDRAERGRSVEAIAADLRREVGSINEAQVLIIPPPPIRGIGRGGGFKMYVQDRGGAGTNALGQVTDAMLAQANAQPGITQVFTNLRMDVPQVYADIDRTKAQMLDVPVGNVFDALQIYLGSMYVNDFNFLGRTYRVTAQAEPEYRDEASDIVKLRTRSARGASVALGSVVDVTTTAGPDRLVRFNLFPAADLNGTTVPGFSSGQSLAAMEQLADQNLPVGFGYEWTELAFQEKQAGNTIVFLFPLAVLFVFLALAAQYESWLLPLAIILIVPLCLLFAIVGVWFRSMDNNVLTQIGFIVLIGLACKNAILIVEFAKAEEDAGKNRFDAAVAACRLRLRPILMTAFSFILGVVPLLVATGAGFEMRRVLGTAVFSGMLGVTLFGLFLTPVFYVLLRRFAKAKPTDSGSQAA, from the coding sequence ATGAAATTTCCACACTTCTTCATTGAGCGGCCAATCTTCGCTGCGGTTCTGTCCTTCCTGATCGTTTTGGTTGGTGGGATTACGTACGTCACTTTGCCCGTCTCGCAGTACCCCAATGTCGCGCCGCCAACGGTGTTGGTGCGAGCCAGCTATCCCGGTGCGACTCCGCAAGTGATTGCTGACACGGTTGCCACACCGATCGAACAGGAAATGAACGGCGTCGACGACATGCTGTACATGGAATCGTCGTCGAGTAGCGATGGCACCATGCAGTTGACCGTTACCTTCAAGTTGGGAACAGATCTCGACGATGCTCAGGTTCTTGTCCAGAACCGTGTCGCGATTGCAGAGTCTCGCCTTCCCGAGCAGGTGCGCCAGATCGGTGTCACTACGACGAAGCAGATTCCCGACATGTTGATGGTTGTTCACATCAACTCACCCGACGACAGTCGCGATTTGCTGTACATCAGCAACTATGCGTTTCTTAGAGTGCGGGATGCTCTGATGCGACTAGACGGCGTCGGCGAAATTCGCATCGCTGGTGGCAACGAGTATGCCATGCGGATTTGGCTGGACATCGAAAAGATGACTCATGTGGACCTGACGGCCGGCGAAGTGGTCGAAGCAATTCGTGGCCAGAACGTCCAAGTGGCTGCGGGTGTGATCGGCCAACCACCAACGAGTGACACAGGTGACTTCCAACTTAACGTGACGACTCAAGGTCGTTTGGTCAAAGAGGAAGAGTTTGGCGATATCATCGTCAAGCGCGGAACGGATGGTCGAGTGACGCGGTTGCGCGACGTTGCTCGCGTCGAACTGGGAGCACAAGATTATTCGCGGTTGAGTTACCTGGATGGTAAGTCGGCGATTGCTGTCTTGGTGTACCAGCGCCCTGGGACCAATGCCGTCGATACGGCTGCCGAGGTAAAACGCACCATGGCAGAAATGAGCGAAGAGTTTCCGCAAGGGATCGGATACGAGATCGCTTACAACCCAACCGACTACGTTGAAGAATCAATTGATGAAGTGATCGAGACATTGTTCTTGACAACCGTCTTCGTCGTTCTAACCGTCTTCATGTTCCTGCATGGATGGCGTCCTACGGTCATTCCGGTCATCGCGATTCCGATTTCGTTGATCGGAACGTTTGCGGTGATGCAGTTTCTGGGCGTGACCCTCAATACTTTATCGTTGTTCGGTTTAGTGCTCGCGATCGGGATCGTGGTGGACGATGCGATTGTGGTTGTTGAGAACGTAGAGCGATTGATTGCCGAGGGGATGTCGGCACGCGAGGCTACGCACAAGGCGATGGATGAAGTCGGGTCCGCCCTAATCGCGACCACGTTGGTGTTGATCGCTGTCTTCGTGCCGACCGTGTTTGTTCCAGGCATCAGTGGTCAGTTTTATCAACAATTTGCGTTGACGATTTCGATCTCTACGGCCATCTCAACGTTTGTGTCACTGACGCTTAGTCCGGCATTGTGCGCTATCTTGTTGCGGCCCACAGATGCCGCGAAGAATCGCGTTGGCCGATTGATTGACGTGTTGTTTGGATGGTTCTTTAGGCTATTCAATCGCACGTTTGATTTCACGAGCAACGTGTACGCCAAAATCATTGGTCGCTTGGTGAAGAAATCGGGAATCGCCATTGTGATCTACGTACTGCTGCTGGTTTGCACCGGATTAAGTTTCGGACTTGTTCCGACCGGTTTCATACCGGACCAGGATCAAGGCTACATCATTGTTGCGATCAATTTGCCCGATGGTGCTTCGTTATCGCGTACCGATAAAGTGACTCGCCAAGTTGCTGAAATCGGGAAAGGAATTGATGGTGTGGCACACGCGGTAGGCATCGCTGGGCTTTCGGGTGCGACCTTTACCATCAAACCCAATGCTGCCGTAACGTTTTTGCCGTTGCAAGATGCTAAGGATCGTGCCGAGCGTGGTCGTAGCGTGGAAGCAATTGCTGCGGATCTTCGGCGTGAAGTCGGCTCAATCAATGAAGCTCAGGTTTTGATTATTCCTCCGCCACCGATTCGCGGGATTGGGCGTGGAGGTGGATTCAAAATGTATGTTCAAGATCGCGGCGGAGCAGGAACGAACGCACTGGGGCAAGTGACCGACGCTATGTTGGCTCAAGCCAATGCTCAACCTGGGATCACTCAGGTGTTCACCAACCTACGCATGGATGTGCCGCAGGTGTACGCTGATATTGATCGGACCAAGGCTCAAATGTTGGACGTGCCGGTTGGTAACGTGTTCGATGCGTTGCAAATCTATCTAGGGTCGATGTACGTCAACGACTTCAATTTTCTAGGTCGAACGTATCGCGTCACGGCGCAGGCGGAACCTGAGTATCGCGATGAGGCGTCCGACATCGTGAAGCTTCGCACTCGAAGTGCGCGTGGTGCGAGTGTAGCGCTTGGGTCGGTCGTCGACGTCACCACCACGGCTGGTCCGGATCGTTTGGTCCGATTCAATCTATTTCCGGCCGCCGACTTGAACGGGACGACTGTTCCTGGTTTTAGTTCCGGTCAGTCACTCGCAGCCATGGAACAACTTGCTGATCAGAATTTGCCCGTTGGTTTCGGTTACGAATGGACCGAGCTTGCATTTCAAGAAAAGCAGGCCGGCAACACGATTGTCTTCTTGTTTCCGTTGGCGGTTTTGTTCGTGTTCCTTGCCTTGGCAGCTCAGTACGAAAGTTGGCTCTTGCCATTGGCGATCATCTTAATCGTTCCGTTATGTTTGCTGTTTGCGATCGTGGGAGTTTGGTTCCGCAGCATGGACAACAATGTGTTGACTCAAATTGGGTTCATCGTTTTGATTGGACTGGCTTGCAAAAATGCAATTTTGATTGTCGAGTTCGCTAAGGCTGAGGAAGATGCTGGTAAGAATCGTTTCGACGCTGCCGTTGCGGCATGTCGTTTGCGACTGCGTCCCATCTTGATGACGGCGTTTTCGTTCATCTTGGGCGTTGTTCCCTTGCTCGTTGCAACGGGAGCTGGATTTGAGATGCGGCGTGTGCTCGGTACAGCCGTGTTCAGCGGTATGTTGGGTGTCACCTTATTTGGTCTATTCCTGACGCCAGTGTTTTATGTTCTGCTTCGTCGGTTCGCAAAGGCAAAGCCAACCGATTCGGGATCCCAAGCAGCTTGA
- a CDS encoding sensor histidine kinase produces the protein MNQHPAPFRSLRLRLIAPMVVTALLAAVAVAIASYWLGDRWAQGDLKQRFDAIERSLAESTFPLNPMVLDSLADLTQTELVGLDLQGNVTHSTIDLDAASRQRFSIYRFATSNPSSRQDRVSEVEVLFDKQQIAASRQRAAILPLVTGLSTILALSSVALLLSSRLVSRFGKLQRRVELVAGGDFESTVSDDVEDELGRLGGAVDSMAAQLSELWKRINRQQSEKLLHQIAGGMAHQLRNSLTGARMAVELHASQCRSDDEGIEVAIEQIEVSEDYVRRLLLVASGRQDEDRPADIRQCFLDIQNSLSPIAKHLRVNIDWNCDDAITGLFVQDGPTWIAAASNLVHNAMQAGDDVKVALQKVADDRVRLVVSDNGSGIADSVADELFEPFVTSKPEGMGLGLSVVRRAAERLEGDVRWRREDDRTIFELDARILSQSTKAQGERTS, from the coding sequence GTGAACCAGCACCCCGCTCCTTTTCGATCGCTTCGACTTCGTCTTATCGCCCCTATGGTCGTCACGGCGTTGTTGGCCGCTGTCGCAGTCGCGATTGCATCGTATTGGCTCGGAGACCGTTGGGCTCAGGGTGATCTCAAGCAGCGGTTCGACGCAATTGAACGCTCACTGGCGGAATCCACCTTTCCGCTCAATCCGATGGTGCTCGATTCGCTAGCCGATCTAACGCAAACCGAATTGGTTGGACTGGACCTTCAAGGCAATGTGACTCACAGCACGATTGATCTGGACGCCGCGTCGCGACAACGTTTCAGTATCTATCGCTTTGCGACAAGTAATCCTTCGTCGCGCCAGGATCGAGTGTCAGAGGTTGAGGTCCTATTCGATAAGCAGCAGATCGCCGCGAGCCGACAACGCGCAGCGATCCTACCACTCGTTACAGGGCTGTCCACCATCCTGGCCCTCAGTAGCGTTGCGTTGCTACTATCGTCGCGATTGGTCAGTCGCTTTGGCAAGTTGCAACGACGTGTGGAACTAGTAGCCGGGGGCGACTTTGAATCAACAGTATCAGATGATGTCGAAGATGAACTTGGACGTCTTGGCGGTGCTGTGGATTCTATGGCTGCCCAACTAAGTGAGCTTTGGAAACGCATCAACCGCCAGCAAAGTGAAAAGCTGCTGCATCAAATCGCGGGCGGAATGGCACATCAACTTCGCAACAGCCTGACCGGAGCAAGGATGGCGGTGGAATTACACGCTAGCCAGTGTCGCAGCGACGATGAAGGGATTGAGGTTGCGATCGAGCAAATCGAAGTTTCCGAAGACTACGTTCGACGATTGTTGTTAGTCGCGTCAGGTCGGCAAGATGAAGATCGACCGGCGGACATTCGCCAGTGTTTCCTTGATATACAGAACAGCTTATCGCCGATAGCGAAACACTTGCGAGTAAACATCGACTGGAATTGTGACGATGCAATCACAGGCTTGTTCGTTCAGGACGGTCCCACCTGGATCGCTGCGGCTAGCAACTTAGTTCATAACGCGATGCAGGCCGGTGACGACGTGAAAGTTGCGTTGCAGAAGGTTGCCGATGACCGAGTTCGGTTAGTCGTGTCCGACAATGGATCGGGGATCGCGGACTCGGTTGCTGATGAGTTGTTTGAACCGTTTGTGACGTCAAAACCCGAAGGCATGGGGCTTGGTCTTTCAGTTGTTCGTAGGGCTGCGGAGCGATTGGAAGGCGACGTGCGTTGGCGCCGCGAAGATGATCGGACCATTTTTGAATTGGATGCCAGAATCCTTTCGCAATCAACCAAGGCCCAAGGGGAACGAACGTCATGA
- a CDS encoding DUF1559 family PulG-like putative transporter, which yields MPKRRDAFTLVELLVVIAIIGILVGLLLPAVQAAREAARRMQCSNNLKQIALACHNYQSAFKKFPPSAIVDLSVTDTGNNGSWGVHGRILPYLEQGNVYENIDLSVAWDYQTAIDGLKIATYACPSDPGTDQVRGFDDGRPSLYPTTYGFNFGRWFVFNPADRKAGDGMFYPNSFLSFRDCLDGTTQTLLVGEVKAWTPYQRNGGPSSTTLPINKAEAEVIVASGAQFKDTGHTEWPDGRVHHTGFTVTLPPNSKVEYTNSGILYEETDFNSWQEGKNGIAGNPTYAMITSRSYHIGLVNVAKLDGSVSSITESIDIDVWHALGTRDGHEIIEGAW from the coding sequence ATGCCGAAGCGTCGTGATGCTTTCACGCTTGTTGAACTTCTTGTCGTGATTGCCATTATCGGTATTCTCGTCGGCTTGCTGCTGCCTGCCGTCCAGGCCGCTCGCGAAGCGGCCCGTCGGATGCAGTGCAGCAATAACCTGAAACAAATTGCCTTGGCTTGTCACAATTACCAAAGTGCCTTCAAAAAATTCCCTCCTTCGGCGATCGTTGATCTAAGCGTTACTGATACCGGCAACAACGGTTCGTGGGGAGTTCACGGTCGCATCTTGCCCTATCTCGAACAGGGCAACGTTTACGAAAACATTGATCTCTCTGTTGCATGGGATTACCAGACCGCCATTGACGGGCTGAAAATCGCAACATACGCCTGCCCGAGTGATCCTGGGACTGATCAAGTTCGCGGATTTGATGACGGTCGCCCTTCCTTGTATCCCACCACTTACGGATTCAACTTCGGTCGTTGGTTTGTCTTCAATCCGGCTGATCGCAAAGCAGGTGATGGAATGTTTTACCCCAATTCGTTCCTGAGCTTCCGAGACTGCTTGGACGGTACGACGCAAACTCTACTGGTCGGTGAAGTCAAAGCCTGGACGCCCTATCAACGCAATGGCGGGCCGTCATCGACAACCTTGCCGATCAACAAAGCTGAAGCCGAAGTGATCGTTGCCAGTGGTGCTCAGTTTAAGGACACCGGCCATACCGAATGGCCCGATGGTCGAGTTCACCACACTGGCTTCACCGTTACACTTCCACCCAACAGCAAAGTCGAATACACCAATAGCGGAATACTCTACGAGGAAACGGATTTCAATTCTTGGCAAGAAGGTAAGAACGGTATCGCCGGAAACCCCACTTACGCCATGATTACGTCGCGGAGTTACCACATTGGGCTAGTCAATGTCGCGAAACTTGACGGCAGTGTTTCATCAATAACGGAATCCATCGACATTGATGTTTGGCACGCCTTGGGAACTCGCGATGGTCACGAGATTATCGAAGGAGCGTGGTAA
- a CDS encoding MarR family winged helix-turn-helix transcriptional regulator, with product MKLQHELKRPIPFASLQQEALLNLLRAGDQLDNRLSRLFREHGLTLSRFNVLRSLIVAERPLTCGEIGERMIQLVPAITSLVDHLEQNGMVQRHRSSEDRRVVHVQITKHGREVADALKDPLVELEKSLLKKLNRSELKSLIELLEKTRESLTESED from the coding sequence ATGAAGCTACAGCACGAACTCAAACGACCAATCCCGTTTGCGTCACTGCAGCAGGAAGCGTTGTTGAACTTGTTGCGCGCCGGTGATCAGCTCGACAACCGCCTGTCGCGTTTATTCCGCGAACATGGGCTGACGCTGTCTCGCTTCAATGTTCTGCGAAGCCTAATCGTTGCTGAGCGGCCACTGACGTGCGGTGAAATTGGGGAGCGGATGATCCAGTTGGTTCCCGCAATCACTTCGCTGGTCGACCACCTTGAACAAAACGGAATGGTCCAGCGGCATCGTAGTAGTGAAGACCGTAGGGTCGTCCATGTGCAAATCACAAAGCATGGACGCGAAGTGGCGGACGCGTTGAAAGATCCACTTGTTGAACTCGAAAAATCATTGTTGAAGAAGTTGAACCGCAGCGAGCTGAAGTCGCTGATCGAACTATTAGAAAAGACACGAGAGTCACTCACCGAGAGCGAAGACTAA
- a CDS encoding efflux RND transporter periplasmic adaptor subunit: MLYFQNKISTSLGLLMIALLGGCSKPASGPPQMPTPSVTVAKPVKKTIVEWDAYTGRLEAVDLVEIRARVGGYLQSVHFDEGQIVNKGDLLFVIDPRPFEAELNAAKAKLQQSESRLKQSEAMLDEAKARSMQSEAQLNLAELRFRRSKQLSQRNASSQEEVDEREAEYLQAKADIEGVTASIHSAESAIATAQAEIEIAKAGVETAELNLQYTQIRAPVSGRISRQEITQGNLIAGGSATSSMLTTITSIQPIYCVFDATEQDVLKYIRLAQSGERESSRVAKNPVFLGLVDEDGFPHKGHMDFVDNRFDTDTASMRARCVFRNDDQLLLPGMFARIRIPGSSSHEAVLIPDSAVGTDQSSQYVFAVVDGVIKRYPVKLGPIVDGLRVVREGLTGDETIVIEGLLQSRPDAKVNAVEGTIEVVEDGLPDEYEPVPKSQWISPAPDQAPSAASLERPNPLSDNLADGTIGNRFCAGGLLS, from the coding sequence ATGCTATATTTTCAGAACAAGATATCGACGTCCTTGGGATTGTTGATGATCGCCTTGCTCGGCGGGTGTAGTAAGCCCGCATCTGGACCACCGCAAATGCCGACTCCGTCGGTTACAGTAGCGAAGCCGGTCAAGAAAACCATCGTTGAGTGGGACGCCTACACGGGGCGACTTGAAGCGGTCGATTTGGTGGAAATCCGAGCTCGCGTGGGCGGCTATCTGCAATCAGTGCATTTCGATGAAGGCCAGATCGTCAATAAAGGCGATTTGCTGTTCGTTATCGACCCGCGTCCTTTTGAAGCTGAGCTAAACGCTGCGAAGGCTAAGCTTCAGCAATCTGAATCTCGGCTGAAACAATCCGAGGCTATGCTCGATGAAGCCAAGGCTCGTTCGATGCAATCCGAGGCGCAACTCAACTTGGCGGAATTGCGGTTCAGGCGATCAAAGCAGCTGAGCCAACGCAACGCGAGTTCTCAGGAGGAAGTGGACGAACGCGAAGCCGAGTATCTGCAGGCGAAAGCAGACATTGAAGGCGTGACCGCAAGCATTCATTCTGCTGAATCAGCAATCGCGACTGCTCAGGCCGAAATTGAAATTGCCAAGGCAGGTGTTGAAACGGCTGAGTTGAATCTTCAGTACACTCAAATACGAGCTCCCGTTTCAGGTCGGATCAGCCGGCAAGAGATCACGCAAGGCAACTTGATTGCGGGCGGTTCCGCCACGTCCTCGATGCTGACAACGATCACGTCGATCCAACCGATCTACTGCGTCTTTGATGCAACCGAACAAGATGTCTTGAAGTACATTCGCCTCGCTCAATCTGGCGAACGAGAAAGTTCGCGAGTCGCCAAGAATCCAGTGTTCCTGGGGCTAGTCGATGAAGATGGATTCCCGCACAAAGGACACATGGACTTTGTCGACAATCGTTTCGACACCGATACGGCTAGTATGCGTGCTCGATGCGTGTTTCGAAATGACGACCAGCTATTGTTGCCGGGTATGTTCGCCAGAATTCGGATCCCCGGCAGTTCCAGTCATGAAGCCGTTTTGATTCCCGATTCCGCCGTTGGGACAGATCAATCATCGCAGTACGTGTTTGCCGTTGTTGATGGAGTGATCAAACGCTATCCCGTCAAGCTGGGACCCATTGTCGATGGACTGCGAGTAGTTCGCGAAGGACTAACGGGTGATGAAACGATCGTGATTGAAGGGCTGCTTCAGTCGCGTCCCGATGCCAAAGTCAACGCAGTCGAGGGAACGATCGAGGTAGTGGAAGATGGTCTACCCGACGAATACGAACCGGTGCCAAAGTCGCAGTGGATATCGCCTGCTCCTGACCAAGCACCTTCGGCGGCTTCGCTAGAACGACCCAATCCGTTGTCGGACAATTTGGCTGATGGAACCATTGGAAACCGCTTTTGTGCTGGGGGCTTGCTCTCATGA
- a CDS encoding antibiotic biosynthesis monooxygenase, translating to MNHTKQSTGACHATIFATAFPAPGKEQLWELAIGDLIRASSTFPGHQGTTILHPESADQPHYRVITRFDTMENMRRWYHSSERQERVEKLSPFEQQPAEIQQLTGFEPWFTPPDDSSVSFDAPPKYKMFVVVWIAVYAAVLPMISVLKPAFASIPPLLSSAMLAAISVATMTWIILPLLTWVFRAWLYPKPS from the coding sequence ATGAACCATACAAAACAGAGCACCGGAGCGTGTCATGCTACTATCTTCGCGACTGCCTTCCCGGCACCGGGCAAAGAACAGCTGTGGGAGCTGGCGATTGGCGATTTGATTCGCGCGTCGTCAACCTTCCCTGGTCACCAAGGGACAACCATTCTGCATCCCGAGTCCGCTGACCAACCGCACTATCGAGTGATCACACGTTTCGACACCATGGAAAACATGCGTCGCTGGTATCACTCGAGCGAAAGGCAGGAGCGAGTCGAAAAGTTGAGTCCGTTCGAACAACAGCCTGCTGAGATTCAGCAACTTACTGGCTTCGAACCATGGTTTACGCCACCGGACGATTCGTCGGTGTCGTTCGACGCACCACCGAAGTACAAGATGTTTGTCGTGGTTTGGATTGCTGTCTACGCTGCCGTTCTGCCAATGATCAGCGTTTTGAAACCGGCATTTGCTTCAATACCACCCTTGCTTTCCAGTGCGATGTTGGCAGCCATCAGTGTGGCCACCATGACATGGATCATCCTGCCGCTGCTGACATGGGTGTTTCGAGCTTGGTTGTATCCTAAGCCCTCATAG
- a CDS encoding sigma-54-dependent transcriptional regulator, with amino-acid sequence MTEKQTILVVDDEPSICWALEKMLTREGHNVVTASSAEEGLQLAKKHQPAMVVLDVRLPQEDGITALPKFLAATNNAPVVIITAFGDLETAVAAVKKGATDYLTKPFKLEDALRTCRLTLQKSSQRAVPKATQPMAADNSVLVGASPAMQQVFRQIALVADSDLSVLITGETGTGKELVAAAIHRHSQRSKAPYIPIAPVALNLDLIESELFGHVKGAFTGASEDRPGLFERAEGGTILLDEIGDLPLGTQVKLLRVLEQGQYSRVGDATPRTANVRVLAATNCNLHDAVTSGEFREDLFHRLTGVQIHLPPLRERTEDIGPLCQHFLTAMNYGDTTIDESVFAELKTRPWHGNIRELKNAVGHAAVVARGRRLTIDDFPVAKPSRDAVPVSSTHSLESAIATWAETKVAEDPSAVTIHSDFLAAVEPSLLRVVLRHTGGNRARAAEMLGIHRGTLRDRLRAYKIDDEN; translated from the coding sequence ATGACCGAGAAGCAAACGATCCTGGTTGTCGATGACGAACCTTCGATCTGCTGGGCACTCGAAAAGATGCTCACGCGCGAAGGTCATAATGTCGTGACCGCATCGAGTGCCGAGGAGGGATTGCAGTTAGCCAAGAAGCATCAGCCCGCGATGGTCGTGCTGGATGTTCGTTTGCCTCAGGAAGATGGCATCACCGCCCTGCCTAAATTTCTTGCCGCGACTAACAATGCACCTGTTGTGATCATCACTGCGTTTGGCGACTTAGAAACCGCGGTTGCAGCAGTAAAGAAGGGGGCAACCGACTATCTGACCAAACCATTTAAGTTGGAGGATGCGCTGCGAACTTGTCGGCTCACGTTGCAAAAGTCGTCGCAAAGAGCAGTGCCCAAGGCGACTCAGCCAATGGCTGCTGATAATTCTGTCCTGGTCGGTGCCTCACCTGCGATGCAGCAAGTGTTTCGCCAAATCGCACTCGTCGCGGATAGTGACTTGTCGGTTCTGATTACGGGTGAAACGGGCACGGGAAAGGAACTCGTTGCTGCAGCGATTCATCGGCACAGTCAACGTTCCAAGGCTCCTTATATTCCTATCGCACCGGTGGCATTGAACCTGGACTTGATCGAGAGCGAACTTTTCGGCCACGTCAAAGGAGCTTTCACTGGCGCAAGCGAGGACCGTCCGGGGTTATTCGAGAGGGCCGAAGGAGGAACGATCCTGCTCGATGAAATTGGTGACTTGCCACTCGGTACGCAGGTCAAGTTGTTGCGAGTTTTAGAACAGGGGCAATACAGTCGCGTCGGCGATGCGACGCCACGGACCGCGAACGTTCGAGTGTTAGCCGCGACCAATTGTAATCTTCACGACGCGGTAACCTCGGGCGAGTTCCGTGAGGATCTTTTTCATCGGCTGACCGGGGTGCAGATTCATTTGCCACCCTTGCGTGAACGCACCGAGGACATTGGTCCGCTGTGCCAACATTTCTTAACCGCCATGAACTATGGCGATACGACGATTGACGAATCGGTTTTCGCAGAACTGAAAACGCGACCGTGGCATGGAAACATTCGTGAGCTAAAAAATGCGGTCGGTCACGCGGCCGTTGTCGCTCGCGGCCGCCGGCTAACCATAGACGACTTCCCCGTCGCCAAACCGAGTCGCGATGCCGTGCCAGTTTCCTCAACTCACTCGCTTGAATCAGCAATCGCTACCTGGGCTGAAACCAAAGTTGCGGAGGACCCTAGCGCCGTAACGATCCATAGTGACTTTCTCGCCGCCGTTGAACCTTCTCTATTGCGGGTGGTGCTGCGTCATACTGGCGGGAACCGAGCCCGGGCGGCAGAGATGCTTGGCATCCATCGAGGCACGCTACGTGATCGACTTCGCGCCTACAAGATCGACGACGAGAATTGA